Within the Amaranthus tricolor cultivar Red isolate AtriRed21 chromosome 15, ASM2621246v1, whole genome shotgun sequence genome, the region GATGTATTATGCTTTTCTAATTCTGTGCCTTAGGTTAATGTCCACTTTGTCTAAAAATCGAAAACGACCCTACATCTTATATTGTTGTGAAATCTAAAATCctttaattcttatttatcACCAGATCAAATCTAAACAATTGCTTTTAATTTGAATtgtatgaaaaaaaattcatatgggtttgtttgatattataaaaaaaaatcatattggaAATATAACTTTCACCCCTATTTTTCTAAATCTAGTAAAAATTCAATAACCTACTtctaaacccaaaaaaaatgttCCTACAAATGTTCCtacaaaagtgttaaaaagagaATAAAATTGAAGATGTCCTAAGCAAATTTTTATACGAATAACAATCGAGTAAAAATTACTGCTCgtagttatattattttacacaCGATTTTAACACTTTCCAATCCATAACCAGAAATTCACTCTCATACTATCTCAATCTAATATTCTTCCATGGCTACTTTCTcctcctccaccaccaccaccaccaccaccataatTCTCATCCTCTTccttattttctctctcctaaaacCCACCATCACAACCGCCCAATCATACACCTCATCAGACTGTACTGGCCGTCGGATCCACATCAGAAAACTCCCTACAAGATTCAACCTCGATCTTCTCACTAACTGTTCTTCATTCTTCCCATTATACCACGATTTCTGCCCTCATTTAGCTAATCATGGATTGGGTCAAAAAACCCATAACCGTTCTCGTTCGTGGTATCGAACCGACCCGCATCTCCTTGAACTTTTTTTCCACCGTCGTCTTCTTGAATACCCATGTTTAACACCTTATCCTCATCAAGCCGACGCCATTTTTCTTCCTTACTATTCTTCCCTTGACGCCCTCCGTTTTCTGTACGGTCCTGATTACAACTCCAGTCACATCCACGGTCTTGATCTATACTCTTTCCTCCAATCGGACAATCCTCAAATTTGGGAGAGATTCAATGGTCATGACCATTTCCTTATCATGGCCGGTACGGCATGGGATTTTTCCCAACCTCTCCCATcaaaaaatgaagaagaaattgAGAGATTATGGGGGACTAGTTTTTTAATGTTGCCGGAATTTTTTAACTTGTCAGTTTTGTCCTTGGAATCACGAGCTTGGGCTTGGCAAGAACAGGCAATTCCTCATCCGACTTCATTTCATCCTTCGAGTTTAGCATTTTTGGATTCGTGGGTTTTGAGAGTCAGACGGTCTAAGAGGAGTACATTGATGATGTTTGCTGGAGGTGGCGGAACTTCTTCGACGGGTAACCCAA harbors:
- the LOC130801629 gene encoding probable xyloglucan galactosyltransferase GT19, producing the protein MATFSSSTTTTTTTIILILFLIFSLLKPTITTAQSYTSSDCTGRRIHIRKLPTRFNLDLLTNCSSFFPLYHDFCPHLANHGLGQKTHNRSRSWYRTDPHLLELFFHRRLLEYPCLTPYPHQADAIFLPYYSSLDALRFLYGPDYNSSHIHGLDLYSFLQSDNPQIWERFNGHDHFLIMAGTAWDFSQPLPSKNEEEIERLWGTSFLMLPEFFNLSVLSLESRAWAWQEQAIPHPTSFHPSSLAFLDSWVLRVRRSKRSTLMMFAGGGGTSSTGNPNVRRSIREECGAFENETLNSSVADDIRFQKVCDIVDCSNGICEHDPIRYMKPMLQASFCLQPPGETPARRSTFDGIIAGCIPVFFEDQSAKSQFQWHLPPAEFAEFSVTIPKEEVVFNGLKVVDVLMGIPRAEVRRMREKLMELIPKVMYRKHGSSFRLRAKKDAFDIAIEGTLQRIKDRLKDVSDVA